Below is a window of Scatophagus argus isolate fScaArg1 chromosome 24, fScaArg1.pri, whole genome shotgun sequence DNA.
GGCCTAAAGGTTCCTAGTGTTGTTACCTCGCCTCCTTCAACACGCAGCACTGCTTAACAGTCCAGTATATGAGCcgaaagaataaataaaatgaaacacacacttcggtatgcagttatttttttttcttttgaaagagAATTATGAATAAGTAACCATCATTACTACTATATGACATAAATATGTATTCGTTAATCCTTCAAGGCTTTTGACCCCGTTTAAGACAGAACTTAATACACTTCAAACATATGTTCATATAGTTTCTTTTGTGCATTAGGCTTAAGATGTGTTCAAGCACTTACCAGAAACCTGCTCTAtttttaagttgttgtttttttttaaacaatcacAAAATCACTGGCATCAAATCTCTGTAAGAATACTCCATGGCAGACAAATTTTAACACCCACCACATTAATTCTAAATCTTTTAAGAGATcttaatgaaacacaacacacagctgaaatggGTCTGATTACAATTCAAATTCAGCACTTACCTCATGCTTGCCATGTAGTGGCTCTCCTCATTGCTCAACATCTTAATTTAATGTGATAACCAAGCACCAGATTTGAATTCTTTCAGGTCCCCAGTTgtcataatttaaaaatgtcagtctACATTTATTatacagtttaaaaaagaataCAGCATTAAATCAGATCTTGCACATCTCAAAATTGACcttgaacaaaataaatatgtagtatgaaaaatattttccaacaACATATAGTTGTGGTCAGACTGGCAATATAGTGGGCTGCACCAGAGCCCAATCTTTGCATGTCTGTAATGTCACTCAGATTTCAAGTCACAGTTGCATGGCTGGGAGGAAGTGTCATGATGAAATCCAGGGCTCTAAGATAAAagcctttttcatttcttatgtTCTTTAAGCTGTTCGACGCAACACCGACACCGGGTTGGTCCGTTGAATTTGTGTCCCGAGCTCTCACAGCATGCACAACCCGTTTTCAATCGTCACTCGTTGAACTAAGAGAGCTGACAGAACCACATCCCAGAGACCTgttcaagtcttttttttctttttgtgtgtgtgtgtgtgtgtgtgtgtctctggatGGTCAATCACTGGAATGCAGAAACATCATATGAAGTTGGAATTAATtatcttttcagtcatttttaatcTAAGCAGTCTCGTGTCTTTTCCTAGAAGGAACATTTTGGCTCCTTTTTTGGATGGTGTAGGCTGGTGCACATTAAAGACGGGAATTCCACACGGCAGTGTTGGAGACCTGGTTATCTGCAGTCTATAGTATGCTCTGCATTGCATTcacttcagttcatttcaggTAGACATTGCCAAACCATTCAAAGTAAATACAccaagcaaaaagcaaaaatgtttccaaagaCTGACAGAACTAATTACATTCAATCAAGGAATAGTTTGGCAGTGCTTATTCATGAGAAACATTCAAGTCCCTGCAGGATGTTTCAGCTTTGTCGGTCAGTTAACACTGCAGCAAATACTACAACTCTtctctgcagatgttttcaaatATGGTGTAAACAAAATAGTAAGAACATCAAGTGTCACATTATTTGAAGGCTTAACAGCCACTTCATACAAAGCAGAAGACCAGTTACAAAAATCAACATCTAACCATTTTAATGCACAGTTGTAGTAACCAAATGCACAatattatgaaaacaaaacagtcatttgAACTTGGTTAGGCAGGTGAAACGGACAATtaaaaagctgatttaaaacactgcaatgcacaaaaaaaaactaaacaaaaaaacccccaaaaaaacatgaagtcattttctgtgagttttctgtttctcgTACATGGTTCATTACACACCTCCACAGGCCAGAATGTCCAGTAGTCTATGGCACAGCACTTGCAGATCATCCAAAACATGTAAAGCGTAAGTGTGTAGGATTCACAATGTTGCTGTTTATTACCTCTCATGACTAAAAAAGGCTAAGTACGTAAGGAAATGGGAGAGTCAGAGGCAAGAAGAACTAAAGGCTCACGTGTCTGACCCAATAAGCCCATTTCTTTCAAGACACGCACACCTCCggctgtgctgtgctgagctTACTGCTGCTACCGGCCGCTGCAACCTCGGCTGCGGGCGCCGACCCGCCGTCAGGCCTTTCCTGGACCGAGGCCTGGCCAGCCACGGTCCTTCTGAAGAGACGCATGCTCATCTGCAGCAGCTCGTTGTCTACCACAGGCGTAGTTGGGTACTGCTTGGTTAGGCCCTGAAGAAGGAAAAGTAGCACATCTTGCATGATGAAATGACATCCAGAGAAAGTAGTGTGGATATAgcagacactgacacaaagTAAATGCAGTATTACATTCGAAGTCTTGTCAGTGACTGGATGACATCTACCTTGTCATTTTTAAGCAGCTGCCGGCGGATGGCGAAGTCCCTGCGGGCACACAGGGCCTTGCAGCAGGGCCCGAGGTTGCTCAGCAAACCTGCCCTCTCCGTCCGCCTGTTCAGGGCTGCCATGTTCAGGGCCCCCAGGTCATGCTCAAACAGCTTGTCAGCATCTGTCGGCAAAGAGTTGACAGAGTTTTAGAAGGCGGgatcacacaaaacacactaaGCTTAATTAAATTCGAAAGAGTTTGAAAAAAGCCCTCACCTTTGGGGTCGTCCAGCTCAGACTTGCACACCTCCCTGACTTGCTCCAGGAGCTCAGGGCCAGCAAGTCGTTTGGAGATGCCCGCCCTGAGAAGCACAGCACCCGGGGTGAAGCGGAGCAACGCTGCCCCTGCTGCCCGGGgttcctgtttctgtttgggCATCAGGCTTGACCAGTCCACATCAATCACATCCAGAGGACCTGTAAGCACATGGTGTTTGAGGGTGGGGTGGCAGGTCTTAATAATTATCATAATAACGATGAAAGAGATTTTAAATCTAGTACGTTTCATCAACTTCACCTCCCCCAGCATGGTCAGGCAGTaagatttcaaatgaaaattaaagcCTAACAAATgaatttacaaaacatttctccACTGAAACATGTTTCCTGGTACCTGTAATTTTCTCATCGTCCTGCTGATCCTCTTTTTTCTGGCTGTCAGCCAGTATTTCATCCAGCTCATCATCACTGATTGGTTCATACTCCTCTCCAACAGACGCGACCGACTGCCCATCATCCTCTTTGCCATCGTCGTCTCCTGCAGGCAACGAACACACAGACTCCTCTTAATACACGTtggacatttttgaaaagaagtcacattatttaaaaaaaaaaaaaaagtcttaccATCAATGCTGTCCGTCTTCTCCAGCTCCCTTTGCTCTTCCATTAGATGGTGACTGTTGCTCGGCTTCTCTGGCTCTAGAGGGCTGAACGCTTCTCTCGGCAGCAGAGGCTCATAGTCGCTCCTGTCCTGTCTCATCATGTCCCCTCGCAGGTCTCCTCTCATCTCGCCCCTCAGGTCCCCTCGTCCTGGAGCCCTGGGGTCGCCGTGGGGCGGTAGGtccatcatcatcagcctctccctctctcggtCGAGGCCTCTGATGTCCCTCTCCCGTTCATGCTGCTGGATGAGTCCTTCGGGGAGTAAGCGTTCTCTGTCCCTGATGTCCCGCTCCCTCAGGAGAGGCTCGCGACCTGGGCGCATCAGCAGAGGCTCCCGCCCCCTGCTGGGCCAGTCCCTGGGTTCGGGTTCCCAGTCTCTCTGCTGTTGTAGgggctgctggaggagcaggggctgctgctgttgctgttgttgttgatgttgctgctgctgctgctgctgctgctgctgctgctgctgctgaggccgGAGGTCCTTTCGGTCTCTGTCCCGCTCCCGCTCAAACGGCTCCCTGTCTCTTTCCCGTTCTCGGCTGTCGTAGGAGCCAGCGCGGGACCTGGTCTGCCTCTCAGAGTCAGGAGAACTGCGTCTGGAGCTGTGGCTGCGGGAATCCTGCCGGTCTGTAAGacaagagtgagagagatatGAGTAAGGGCCGGGGatcaaaaatctaaaaatcttaACGTTAACAGATGTTCGTAAGCAATGTAAAGATGTGTGTTCATCTACCTGAGGAGGTGCTGCGGCTGGGCTCTCCCCTCCTCAGCTGGTCAATTCGAGACTTCCTCTCGGCCCCTGGAGGATCATTCACaacctgcctgtctctctcccgttctctttctctttcccgCTCCCGCTCTCTTTCTCGCTCACGGTCCCGGTCACGAGAGTTGGTGCCCTGCAGCCTACCCCGGCGGGATCGCGGCCCTTGAGGATCATCTCTGTGCGCAGACTCATTGGACGGTGATCGCATGCGTCTGGATGACGTGCGGCTCTGGTTGCTTCCCATGCTGCTGCTGCGCGTCTGCTCCGGGGGAGGTTTACGGAGCAGCGGCTGGGACATGAGGGGCTGAGGAGTCAGGGTCTGCAACAGCATTGGAGGCTCCTGAGGAATTAGAGGCGCGATGGGAGGGGGATTGCACCTCTCCCGGTCTCTGCCCCCCCTGGGACCACCTCTCCTAAGAGGTTCAGCAGGAGTCCTCTCGACGGGAATCAGTGGAGCTTGCGTTTCCAGTGGTCCTCCTCCATGGTCTGTGACCTCCTCGTCTGACCAGTCACTGAAGTTGTCCACTTTGGACAGCGGAGACCGCTCTGCGTTTCCTCCAGTACCACGGCGATCAGGCCTCATGGAGGGCGGCGGCGTCCGGGGACCTCTCTTCCTCTTACCATGCGGCTGATGGGCTGATGAATCCTCATCAGACACGTCCGATTCGCCACCTCGTGATCGTTTCCTCTTTCGGTCAAGAGCCTTCTTCTTGGCTCCTTTCCTGGGTGAGTACAAGGGCGGAGGTCCATCTGTAGCACCGCCAGTAGGAGGCTCTGGGTTGAAACGATCTCCTGCACCAGCCAGGCTGTTGCCACCGCCAGTCTCCTCTTCTTTGCGACCCTTCTTCAAGCCCTTCCTCTGCgactttgtcttctttttgctttcctcGTGAGACTGGGAGCAGGCGGTGTCTCTGTCATCACTGGCGGCGGCAAGGAGTGAAGGAGGCGGTGGCGGCGTGGAGTCTCGCTGGTCTCTTCCTCTGCTACGGGAGTCAGTCACGGCGTCTGTGAGGTGCTCTCCTCGCCTGTCGCCTCCTCGACTGCTCCTTTCTGCACGAGGTTCCACATCCTCCAGGCGGTTGCGTGCTTCCCTCTTGTCCAAGACGCCTCTGCGCTCCTCGTCCTTCCAGTGACTGGACTTGTCATCGGGTGGAGCAGCCCTAGGTGGGGAACGCAGCAAGGGCTCCTGGGGTCGCACCACCTGGCTCAGCAGACGATGCTTGTCACTAcctgcacatccacacagagcAGTCACATATCCACACTCATTTGCATGCATGCGAtcagtcaaacagcagcaggctgaatCTCAGTGCCATTCCTGTGCTATCAGAGGCTCTGGGAGGCATCTGCCATAATGactgtaaaagtaaaatattatgCAAAGGAGCCCTTTGATATAAATGCTATATGATTTAAGTTTAGCTCATCTGGGAGGTTAACTGAAGAAACAGTAATCCTTAGAACTAGGGTCTCCATCAAACACTATGCTGCAGTATGGCAAGGGTGAACAAGACcgtgcattttattttttttatgtcctttCCGAAAGAATTATAAAACTTTAGTACATTTCTGTTCACTGGATtctaaacaaagcaaaacattaagGGATTAACAGTGCAGTACACAAGCAGACTCATTCCCCGCTAAATAGGAGTGTGTCCTTTCAAAAAGAATTTCCCTACTGTCAGATGAAGGCGGACACACTGGGCTGGGGAGGAGGGGTTGTGGGCGGAGCTTGGCCTGCCCTCGACCAATCGGGCGCTCACTTTTGTCTTCTCCACTGTTGTAGCCGTCGCTGTCTGCCGGACTGAGGTCCCGTGTTGCTCGCTTAGGCGAGGGTCGGGGGCTCGGGCTGCTCTCCACCCTGGTCCTCTTACGGCTGggggggagagaagggagaaTAGGAGAATAATTAttccaaaaaatgtaaaattaggGTGACCAAAACAGTCACTCTGGAAACTGGAAACTGTTCCACACGGCTCACATCTAAGGACACATCTAAACCAACACTTTTTACCTGGCCTGAAAACAGGCAAAATATATCTGTACTTCTTTTTGTGTCTTAATTACTTTAGCCACATTGCAAAATAAAAGGGCTCACAGGAGAGGAAAACCTGGAAAATTTACTAcacaaaaaagcagtttttgcatatctgcctttgctttttctctggTCAATTAGTCATTAATTTTTACCTCCTGGGCCTttaaaaataactcaaataatTAAATTTTCAGGGACAATCCATAAACATTAATAACCACTACTGAATACATATTAAGCACAAATTGATGGTGTATCTAAAAATCTATTCTATCTATTCTAAATCTACTAAAGTACAAAACTGAGAAGTACTGTGTGTAGTAAAACATGAAAGGGCAGGTCAGATAAAATACATGCCTCATCTTGCGGTCATCCCGGGTGTCTCGAATGGGCCTCTCGTCCCTggtgtcctctctcctctcccgcctttcctctctccccctctctcgcTCCTCCCACTCCCGTTGCCTCTCTCGCTCGCGCTGctccctctctcgctccctctccctctcccgctccttcctctccctctctcgttcctccctctctcgctcgcgctcctccctctctctctccctctcccgttccctctctctctcccgttCCCTCTCTCTGGCCCGCTCCCTCTCggcctccctctctttctcccgctccttttccctctccctctctcgttccctgtccttctccttctcccgctccctttccctctccctgtccCTGTCTCGTTCCCGCGTCCTGTCCTCTCGTCTCTCTTCCACTCGGTCTGTCCTGCGatcctccctcctttcctccctctcctccgaTCTCCCCTGGTGTCTATTTGGGGAggctgggaaaacaaaaaagtcgATTAGCTACTATCAAGAAGCATAACAATTTCTTCTCTTATGCTCCTTTTCAGTCCCAGTTCAGATTGCGAAAATAAAGCAatcacctctctctctgttgtctctgcGATCCCTGTCTCCATGTCCTCCTCTCCTATCGTAGGAGGAGTCCCGGGAGggctctcctctcctgtcaccCTCGTAGCGGTCTCGGTCGGAACCCCTCTCGGAGCTCCTTTCGGTAGCACTGCGATCGTTGCTTCTCTCCGCGCTCCGTTCGCGTGCCGTGCTGCTCCGCGACTCCCAGCTGTCGTGACTGCTTTCCAGCTGCGAGCCTCGGGAGTTTCTGTTTGAGCCTggaaagggggaggggggaagaggaCTTGAGGTGTCATggtaacaaacaaaacaaattatagAGATGAAAGGTAAATGTGGTGTCTGTTCTTGCCTTTATCAGATGTTTCATTCGCGCGCCCTCTCCCTCGCCCGTTCCTCTCTGCTCTATCCGTCCTGTTCTCCGTCCTTCCTTCCACCCTGCCTCCATCTTCGCGTCCATGACCTCTCCCATAACTCCTGTCCTCCTGAGcctgctcctccttcctgtGGGCATCagtcctctccctgtctctctccttttcacgctctctgtccttctcccGGTCCCTGTCTCGGTCCCGCTCACGGATCTCCAGTGACTCTCGACTGGAGCGGGTTTCCGTCCTGCTCTCTCTGGAGTCCTTCACGTCCCTGCTGTCTCGGTGGTCGCGAGAGTCTCGGGTCATTTCCCTCCCACGATCGCGGGCGTCCCGTCGCTCGCGGGCCTCTCTGGCCTCCCTGTCATCACGAGCGTCGCGAGATGACACCTGCTCGGAGTCGTAGTCCCGGTCATCGCGGATGCTGTCCTTCTCTCGCTTGCTGCGGCTGTCTGTTCACAAggcaagaaagaaaagcttaGCAAAATCGTGCAGGGAATGCATATTGTGGACACAGTAATCACTTAGATTCACTGCTGTTTTCGGGTTAGAATGAAATAACGGACAGGACTGCGACAGAAATGGTTTGGATTATCAATTAACTTgtccaaagaagaaaaaaaggctgTCAAAAGTTCAAAAGCTTGCGTGACATATCTAGATTTCTATGTTGCCAGACCATCAGTATAAAATTCTGTATACTCAGCagtataaaacattttaaggtTACAATTTCATTCAATTTTCAATGCAGAGTGTAGATTTGTAAAGACTAAATGACCCTCAGATTTATGCCGatcatgcacacaacacaaaaaacaaaaagaaaggtCGCTAGGAAGGGAACTTTACAACAACAGCTCCGGTTTTCCCTCAGTTTCTGGCAAAACCCAGCAGAAATCTCTAAACCTGGCGGCTTTTTGTCTCACAGTGGCCCAAAATACTGGGAGAAAGGAAAGTGTAAAGTGcgacaaaaataaacaagacagggaaagaaaacaaacaaatgcagcaaCAGAGCACAAAGTTACCGTCTCTGCGCTCGTGTCTGCGCTCCTGTGTGGGTGGACTTCTTTCTCTTTCGCCACGGCTCCTCTCGCGGCCCCTGGAGTGTCGCCGGCTGGGGCTGGACCTGTCTGATCGGCGGTGGGGCGACGAGACGTCATGGGAGGTGGGAGGCGATCGGGAGCGCCGAGAGCTCGGAGGGGAGGAGGCGGAGGCCGGTGCCGCCGTGCTCCGGTGGTAGGCCGGAGAGGACGAGCGACGGCGACGGGGAGATGGAGAGTGCCGGTGGGCGGAGGAACCTGAGTGGGATGAAGGGGAGCGGTGGCGGGGGGGAGTCAGGGAGCGCTGGCGGCGTGGAGGAGACGGAGACCTGCAGTGACAGAGGATggttattttctgtatttactgATTAAACATTAGTAGGAGGCGTCGTTACATCGTTACATTACGTTAAGCCCAGTGGTCCACATGTACTAACCTGCGGGGAGGGGAGACCAGTGCAGACGTCTTATGGGATGAGGCTTTGGGAGAGATGGATTTCTTCCTGGCCACAGGTGAAGCGCCCCTAGAAGGTGATGACACGCTACCGGAACGCTCCTCTGATGTCACTGACCGCTTGGCCTTGTGGGAACTGTCTGATCGGTCCCTATAAACAACAAGTTGAAAAAGATGAGCGTCATGACCCAAACATATCTGAAGAGGATCAACTGCAGAGGTTTTGACTTGTCACGGTCACAATGACTCAGTTCCTTTAAGCGTTGCAGGAACACAAGGAAAC
It encodes the following:
- the zc3h13 gene encoding zinc finger CCCH domain-containing protein 13 yields the protein MSKIRRKVTVENSKTISDSSSSSSTTTSSTSNPAAPSRRPSVFERLGPSTGSNAADSHCRNWLKTGNCSYGNTCRYTHGTQPRGKGFSFSRSAERPTGDLRERMKNKRQDADPENLKRDLDEPTSPTARQRDSSRGRRREKEDIKITKERTPASEEEPTEWETNREDSDIGDYDYELSLEMKRQKIQRELMKLEQENMEKREEIVIKKEEAPAKTRATALPKASPDQLSIKDSPSSRKSSGSPKHKSGTKGPGSGKKEKKASVASPVSETARSSKGSHSKKKGPRTPSPPPPVPLDIPVMGKKHKGKHKNKEKSEEKQKDGKDRGRDTEKHKEKKEKRRDRSDSSHKAKRSVTSEERSGSVSSPSRGASPVARKKSISPKASSHKTSALVSPPRRSPSPPRRQRSLTPPRHRSPSSHSGSSAHRHSPSPRRRRSSSPAYHRSTAAPASASSPPSSRRSRSPPTSHDVSSPHRRSDRSSPSRRHSRGRERSRGERERSPPTQERRHERRDDSRSKREKDSIRDDRDYDSEQVSSRDARDDREAREARERRDARDRGREMTRDSRDHRDSRDVKDSRESRTETRSSRESLEIRERDRDRDREKDREREKERDRERTDAHRKEEQAQEDRSYGRGHGREDGGRVEGRTENRTDRAERNGRGRGRANETSDKGSNRNSRGSQLESSHDSWESRSSTARERSAERSNDRSATERSSERGSDRDRYEGDRRGEPSRDSSYDRRGGHGDRDRRDNRERASPNRHQGRSEEREERREDRRTDRVEERREDRTRERDRDREREREREKEKDREREREREKEREKEREAERERAREREREREREREREREREEREREREERERERKEREREREREREQRERERQREWEERERGREERRERREDTRDERPIRDTRDDRKMSRKRTRVESSPSPRPSPKRATRDLSPADSDGYNSGEDKSSDKHRLLSQVVRPQEPLLRSPPRAAPPDDKSSHWKDEERRGVLDKREARNRLEDVEPRAERSSRGGDRRGEHLTDAVTDSRSRGRDQRDSTPPPPPSLLAAASDDRDTACSQSHEESKKKTKSQRKGLKKGRKEEETGGGNSLAGAGDRFNPEPPTGGATDGPPPLYSPRKGAKKKALDRKRKRSRGGESDVSDEDSSAHQPHGKRKRGPRTPPPSMRPDRRGTGGNAERSPLSKVDNFSDWSDEEVTDHGGGPLETQAPLIPVERTPAEPLRRGGPRGGRDRERCNPPPIAPLIPQEPPMLLQTLTPQPLMSQPLLRKPPPEQTRSSSMGSNQSRTSSRRMRSPSNESAHRDDPQGPRSRRGRLQGTNSRDRDRERERERERERERERERDRQVVNDPPGAERKSRIDQLRRGEPSRSTSSDRQDSRSHSSRRSSPDSERQTRSRAGSYDSRERERDREPFERERDRDRKDLRPQQQQQQQQQQQQQQHQQQQQQQQPLLLQQPLQQQRDWEPEPRDWPSRGREPLLMRPGREPLLRERDIRDRERLLPEGLIQQHERERDIRGLDRERERLMMMDLPPHGDPRAPGRGDLRGEMRGDLRGDMMRQDRSDYEPLLPREAFSPLEPEKPSNSHHLMEEQRELEKTDSIDGDDDGKEDDGQSVASVGEEYEPISDDELDEILADSQKKEDQQDDEKITGPLDVIDVDWSSLMPKQKQEPRAAGAALLRFTPGAVLLRAGISKRLAGPELLEQVREVCKSELDDPKDADKLFEHDLGALNMAALNRRTERAGLLSNLGPCCKALCARRDFAIRRQLLKNDKGLTKQYPTTPVVDNELLQMSMRLFRRTVAGQASVQERPDGGSAPAAEVAAAGSSSKLSTAQPEVCVS